A region from the Phycisphaerales bacterium genome encodes:
- a CDS encoding citrate synthase (catalyzes the formation of citrate from acetyl-CoA and oxaloacetate) yields the protein MTTATAPSTASKGLEGVVAAETKMSFIDGAKGILEYVGIPIAALAENSTFEETVYLLWNGRLPSRTELDGFVSEIRAQYALPQQLIDIITSFPKTAEPMHVLRTGVSALSLWDAKPDSIEPDDVHTKGISMMAKMPAILTTFDRYRQGKPIVAPDASLSFAANLMYMLNGEKPTRTMERALDACLILHTDHGLNASTFTARVIASTLSDVYSAISGAIGALRGPLHGGANEGVMHMLNEIGTLENVEPFIRHKLETKDKIMGFGHRVYKTRDPRAMFLKNFSKKLAEQTGNSNLYEMSRRIEDIMEQAVAARGIYPNVDFYSATTYHCIGLKLDLFTPMFAISRIGGWLGHVIEQQDGNRLIRPKADYIGPHEQPYIPIDER from the coding sequence ATGACCACCGCTACTGCACCATCCACTGCGTCAAAAGGCCTCGAGGGCGTCGTTGCCGCCGAGACGAAGATGTCCTTCATCGACGGCGCCAAGGGCATTCTCGAGTATGTCGGCATTCCCATCGCGGCGCTGGCTGAAAACTCGACGTTCGAAGAGACCGTGTACCTGCTGTGGAATGGCCGGTTGCCCAGCCGCACCGAACTCGACGGCTTTGTCAGCGAGATTCGCGCCCAGTACGCGCTGCCTCAGCAGCTCATCGACATCATCACGTCATTCCCTAAAACCGCCGAGCCCATGCACGTGCTCCGCACCGGCGTGAGCGCTCTTTCGCTGTGGGATGCCAAGCCTGACTCCATCGAACCCGACGACGTGCACACCAAGGGCATCTCGATGATGGCCAAGATGCCGGCCATCCTCACCACGTTCGACCGCTACCGACAGGGCAAGCCGATCGTCGCGCCCGACGCCTCGCTTTCGTTCGCCGCCAACCTGATGTACATGCTCAACGGCGAGAAGCCGACGCGGACGATGGAGCGGGCCCTGGATGCCTGCCTGATCCTCCATACAGACCACGGCCTGAACGCATCGACGTTCACCGCCCGCGTCATCGCCTCGACGCTCAGCGACGTGTACTCGGCCATCAGCGGCGCCATCGGCGCGTTGCGCGGGCCGCTGCACGGCGGCGCCAACGAGGGCGTCATGCACATGCTCAACGAGATCGGCACGCTCGAGAATGTCGAGCCGTTCATCCGTCACAAACTCGAGACCAAGGACAAGATCATGGGCTTCGGCCACCGCGTGTACAAGACCCGCGACCCGCGCGCCATGTTCCTCAAGAACTTCAGCAAGAAGCTCGCCGAGCAGACCGGGAACTCGAATCTCTACGAGATGAGCCGCCGCATCGAAGACATCATGGAGCAGGCCGTCGCGGCGCGCGGCATCTATCCCAACGTGGACTTCTACTCCGCGACGACGTACCACTGCATCGGGCTGAAACTCGATCTTTTCACGCCGATGTTCGCGATCTCACGCATCGGCGGCTGGCTCGGACACGTGATCGAACAGCAGGACGGCAACCGGCTCATCCGACCCAAGGCCGACTACATCGGCCCGCACGAACAGCCGTACATCCCCATCGACGAGCGCTGA
- a CDS encoding redoxin domain-containing protein: MALKVGDKAVAVKLSPEPKQWIDLGDEIGKNKIVLLFFPLAFSGVCTKELCTMRDNWSKWSGLNAKIYGVSVDSPFVNKKFAEENKLPFALLSDFNREAAKAYGVLMEDLIGLKNVAMRSAFVIDRNGKVAYSWVAENPGIEPNYDEVQKAVQTAA; this comes from the coding sequence ATGGCACTTAAGGTCGGCGATAAGGCCGTAGCGGTCAAACTCTCACCCGAACCCAAGCAGTGGATTGATCTCGGCGATGAGATCGGCAAGAACAAGATCGTCCTGCTCTTCTTCCCGCTCGCGTTCTCCGGCGTGTGCACCAAGGAACTCTGCACCATGCGCGACAACTGGAGCAAGTGGAGCGGGCTCAACGCCAAGATCTACGGCGTCAGCGTGGACAGCCCGTTCGTGAACAAGAAGTTTGCCGAGGAGAACAAGCTCCCGTTCGCCCTTCTCAGCGACTTCAACCGCGAAGCGGCAAAGGCGTACGGCGTGCTCATGGAAGATCTCATCGGCCTCAAGAACGTCGCGATGCGCAGCGCGTTCGTCATCGACCGCAACGGCAAGGTTGCGTACTCATGGGTCGCCGAGAACCCAGGCATCGAGCCGAACTACGACGAAGTGCAGAAGGCCGTGCAGACCGCGGCGTGA
- a CDS encoding heavy metal translocating P-type ATPase, with the protein MSLPPESSLHVPGECACAHCGLPVAPSLLPRRGSAAGADEPLFCCSGCRFVHALLASREADQSVSSAMLRIGLGIFFGMNLMVFSFCFYGADALAGAATSTRADAALEGLFRWLLLLLGSGVMLTLWIPIARGAWEDLRRGRLQAALLIAGGALAAYVVSAASVLRGAGPLYFDSASMILLLVTIGQYLEAKMKTAAVRSAEGRLLNVPDEVTIETPAGDQTIRVANVRPGQIARIAAGQAIAVDGEIERGHATIDASLLTGESEPQRGGPGAAVFAGSLVLDGLIWVRATSGASQRRIETIIRQLHDLQREPAAVQRLADRVASLFIPATIVLALGVLTFQWVRHGDPVEGVMRGLAVALIACPCALGLTAPLVISAVASHLARHGVVVRSARALELAATVRHIFFDKTGTLTTGDFRVQRTIRLDPAVEPILIAAALERASRHPIARAWSECDCASLPDVAQLEPISGVGVRGIIGGRRWFIGRIGANGSAAGSACIEPPPELDGLLPVALMRDDELVAWFGLAESIRSESAAVLNELHAMHVQAEVLTGDSPVRAGQLAEALALPVHSLQTPESKREAIRQRRIEARGPVAFAGDGINDALALAEADLGITVAGGSDLAHASGQVSLLEGDLHRLTLLLRAGRVARRRIAMALCWSFAYNTVGLTLAALGMLTPAFAAIAMVLSSAITIIIASRTVTLRSNPAVAEPRTWRGPALGATGDPSAPLKVPKVHPA; encoded by the coding sequence ATGAGTTTACCGCCTGAAAGCTCGTTGCACGTGCCCGGAGAGTGTGCATGCGCGCACTGCGGCCTGCCCGTAGCGCCTTCGCTGCTGCCGCGGCGAGGGTCCGCCGCCGGCGCCGATGAACCGCTGTTCTGCTGCAGCGGATGCCGCTTCGTCCACGCGCTGCTGGCCAGCCGCGAGGCCGATCAGTCCGTCAGTTCAGCCATGCTGCGCATCGGGCTGGGCATCTTCTTTGGCATGAATCTCATGGTCTTCTCGTTCTGCTTTTACGGCGCCGACGCGCTCGCCGGGGCCGCGACATCGACGCGCGCCGATGCGGCACTCGAAGGCCTGTTTCGCTGGCTTTTGCTGCTGCTTGGGTCGGGCGTCATGCTCACGCTGTGGATACCCATAGCGCGCGGCGCCTGGGAAGACCTCCGCCGCGGCAGGCTTCAGGCGGCGCTGCTCATCGCCGGCGGCGCCCTTGCCGCGTACGTCGTCAGCGCTGCATCCGTCCTGCGCGGGGCCGGGCCGCTCTATTTCGACTCCGCCTCGATGATTCTTCTGCTCGTCACCATCGGCCAGTACCTCGAAGCGAAGATGAAGACCGCCGCCGTGCGCAGCGCCGAGGGAAGGCTGCTCAATGTTCCCGATGAAGTCACCATCGAAACTCCCGCCGGAGACCAGACCATCCGCGTCGCCAACGTTCGACCTGGCCAGATCGCGCGCATCGCAGCCGGGCAGGCGATTGCCGTCGACGGGGAAATCGAACGCGGGCACGCGACGATCGACGCGTCGCTGCTGACGGGGGAATCGGAACCTCAGCGCGGCGGTCCGGGCGCCGCAGTGTTTGCCGGCTCGCTGGTGCTCGATGGCCTCATCTGGGTGCGCGCCACTTCGGGCGCCTCCCAGCGCCGCATCGAGACGATCATTCGCCAGCTCCACGACCTTCAGCGCGAGCCGGCTGCAGTTCAGCGCCTTGCCGACCGCGTCGCCTCGCTGTTCATCCCGGCAACCATCGTGCTGGCGCTGGGGGTGCTGACTTTCCAGTGGGTGCGCCATGGCGATCCCGTCGAGGGCGTGATGCGGGGCCTGGCCGTCGCGCTCATCGCCTGCCCATGCGCGCTGGGGCTCACTGCTCCGCTGGTGATTTCCGCAGTCGCATCACACCTGGCGCGCCATGGCGTGGTCGTGCGCAGCGCCCGCGCGCTCGAACTCGCCGCCACCGTCCGCCACATCTTCTTTGACAAGACCGGCACGCTGACCACCGGCGATTTCCGTGTGCAGCGCACGATCCGCCTCGACCCGGCGGTGGAGCCGATCCTGATCGCCGCGGCGCTTGAGCGAGCCTCCAGGCATCCGATTGCGCGCGCCTGGTCCGAGTGCGACTGCGCTTCGCTGCCAGACGTCGCGCAACTCGAACCGATCAGCGGCGTGGGCGTGCGCGGCATCATCGGCGGCCGGCGCTGGTTCATCGGCCGCATCGGGGCGAACGGTTCGGCTGCTGGATCTGCATGCATCGAGCCTCCCCCCGAACTCGACGGCCTTCTGCCCGTCGCGCTCATGCGCGATGATGAACTCGTCGCGTGGTTCGGGCTTGCCGAGTCGATTCGATCCGAGTCCGCCGCCGTGCTGAATGAACTGCATGCGATGCACGTTCAAGCCGAAGTGCTCACGGGAGATTCGCCGGTCCGCGCAGGCCAACTCGCCGAGGCTCTCGCCTTGCCGGTGCACAGTCTGCAGACGCCCGAATCCAAGCGAGAGGCAATCCGTCAGCGCCGCATTGAAGCTCGCGGGCCGGTCGCGTTTGCCGGGGACGGCATCAACGATGCACTCGCTCTGGCCGAGGCCGACTTGGGCATCACCGTCGCGGGGGGCAGCGACCTGGCCCACGCTTCAGGGCAGGTCAGCCTGCTGGAGGGCGATCTGCACCGGCTGACGCTGCTGCTGCGCGCCGGCCGTGTCGCCCGGCGCCGCATCGCGATGGCGCTGTGCTGGTCATTCGCTTACAACACCGTCGGATTGACGCTGGCCGCGCTGGGGATGCTCACCCCGGCGTTTGCCGCCATCGCCATGGTGCTCTCGAGCGCGATCACGATCATCATCGCGTCCCGAACCGTCACACTTCGATCCAATCCCGCTGTCGCCGAGCCTCGCACATGGCGGGGTCCTGCGCTTGGCGCGACAGGCGACCCCAGCGCGCCTCTGAAAGTCCCGAAGGTGCACCCGGCATGA
- a CDS encoding sulfite exporter TauE/SafE family protein, whose protein sequence is MTLALTWLGFFIAGLAGSLHCIGMCGPILTAIAGVQRPAEITVNGVSISQTTRRAAGELLWYHAGRVSTYALLGAVAGALGAGLREALWLGQIQNWLGVGAGVLAIVVGIALLFKPVTSCAGVFESGAPSRSLSAITALLRGLAQQSSPTARFLLGAVMGFIPCGLVYVMLAAVSATGDPLAAALGMIAFGLGTVPALTGVVLAVRLIPIRWRRHGHQAGMLMAVVVGSVFLWRSWPTAARAEAPLSEAACPLCSDAPAGVEASDQR, encoded by the coding sequence ATGACGCTCGCACTCACCTGGCTCGGGTTCTTTATTGCGGGGCTCGCGGGCAGCCTGCACTGCATCGGCATGTGCGGCCCGATTCTCACCGCGATCGCCGGAGTCCAGCGGCCCGCCGAGATCACCGTGAACGGGGTAAGCATCTCACAAACAACGCGGCGTGCGGCGGGCGAGCTGCTCTGGTACCACGCCGGCCGCGTGAGCACCTATGCGCTGCTCGGCGCGGTCGCCGGCGCACTCGGCGCCGGGCTGCGCGAGGCCCTGTGGCTCGGTCAGATCCAGAACTGGCTTGGAGTCGGTGCCGGCGTGCTTGCCATCGTCGTTGGCATCGCGCTGCTCTTCAAGCCTGTAACGAGTTGCGCCGGCGTGTTTGAATCGGGCGCCCCGAGTCGCTCTCTCTCGGCGATCACCGCGCTGCTGCGCGGCCTGGCGCAGCAGAGTTCTCCTACCGCACGATTCCTGCTCGGCGCCGTCATGGGGTTCATTCCGTGCGGTCTCGTGTACGTGATGCTCGCCGCCGTCAGCGCGACGGGTGATCCGCTCGCCGCGGCGCTGGGCATGATCGCATTCGGCCTGGGCACAGTGCCGGCGCTGACCGGTGTGGTGCTGGCCGTGCGCCTGATTCCGATCCGGTGGCGCCGGCACGGCCACCAGGCTGGCATGCTCATGGCGGTCGTCGTCGGCTCAGTCTTCCTCTGGCGATCGTGGCCGACCGCGGCGCGTGCCGAAGCGCCGCTCAGCGAGGCCGCATGCCCGCTCTGCAGTGATGCGCCAGCGGGTGTCGAAGCGTCCGATCAACGTTGA
- a CDS encoding STAS domain-containing protein: MLKWLKAWRDRAPQFVRREPVFRALPDMTTDAHIRALVRWGENALEQGYKVLVLDLSDATSVDSGLVAGIILLSRRARPMRATLKLVGYSEQFESLMKIYKVWTPLAQSGVILQPKEHEPGEHVAPSSAQARPGSSELPAAKTDRVRPHPAV, translated from the coding sequence ATGCTGAAGTGGCTCAAGGCATGGAGGGACCGGGCCCCGCAGTTTGTGCGGCGGGAGCCGGTGTTCCGCGCGCTGCCCGACATGACCACCGACGCCCACATCCGCGCGCTTGTCCGCTGGGGCGAGAACGCCCTCGAGCAGGGCTACAAGGTGCTCGTGCTCGATCTGTCGGACGCCACCAGTGTGGACAGCGGTCTGGTCGCGGGTATCATCCTGCTCAGTCGCCGCGCGCGGCCGATGCGGGCCACGCTCAAACTCGTGGGCTACTCCGAGCAGTTCGAATCGCTCATGAAGATCTACAAGGTGTGGACGCCCCTGGCTCAGTCCGGCGTCATTCTCCAGCCCAAAGAACACGAGCCTGGCGAGCACGTCGCTCCATCGTCCGCTCAGGCCCGGCCAGGCTCATCTGAACTGCCCGCCGCCAAGACCGACCGCGTCCGCCCGCACCCTGCGGTGTGA
- a CDS encoding radical SAM protein produces MSVSLSILNGAQPIKTTRSRCPVCLAEIDASVFERGGGVFMTKRCEIHGDFETLLARDARFYYDSRGACGSGCGCASAEAGAARAATDPFDVLSTCVALIEIVDTCNLTCPTCFAASPLGVDERIECISFDEYVRCVEQVLTRKGFIDILQLSGGEPTIHPEFFRLLEWALQRGDIGYVLINTNGVRIARDGAFREQLGRLRQLHRKFELYLQFDGTQQAGQVELRGADLRALREQAIDLAGRAGVPTTLGMVVTEQTRRHLGEALRFGLERPHCRGITLQPMFGSGRVPAVETSLPMAGHAHEPISVGDVIVDLVSQSAGQLTIEDFTPLPCGDPNCHTMSYLIRTDSGPVGLSRFIDLASLQGFLSNRLDYRLEDLAQCGCESEPLGAVLKQLEIGPDQPFRIFIKPFMDAWTFDQDRIDRCCTHVIRRDGRLDSFCRYYLSGGRAAEAAGAASALR; encoded by the coding sequence ATGAGCGTTTCGCTCTCCATTCTGAACGGCGCACAACCGATCAAGACCACGCGAAGCCGCTGCCCCGTGTGCCTGGCAGAGATCGACGCCAGTGTATTCGAGCGCGGCGGCGGTGTGTTCATGACCAAACGCTGCGAGATCCACGGCGATTTCGAAACACTCCTCGCCCGCGATGCGCGGTTCTACTACGACTCGCGCGGCGCGTGCGGCTCCGGCTGCGGATGCGCATCGGCAGAAGCCGGCGCCGCGCGGGCCGCGACGGATCCATTCGACGTGCTGTCCACCTGCGTCGCACTCATTGAGATTGTCGATACGTGCAATCTGACGTGTCCGACGTGCTTTGCGGCCTCACCCCTGGGCGTCGATGAACGCATCGAGTGCATCAGCTTCGACGAGTACGTGCGTTGTGTCGAGCAGGTGCTCACACGCAAAGGTTTCATCGACATCCTGCAACTCTCAGGCGGCGAACCGACCATTCACCCGGAGTTCTTCCGGCTGCTTGAGTGGGCTCTGCAGCGCGGCGACATCGGCTACGTTCTCATCAATACCAACGGCGTGCGCATCGCGCGCGACGGGGCATTTCGCGAACAACTCGGTCGCCTGCGACAACTGCACCGCAAGTTCGAGTTGTACCTGCAGTTCGACGGAACCCAGCAGGCCGGGCAGGTCGAGCTGCGCGGGGCCGATCTGCGAGCCCTGCGCGAGCAGGCGATCGACCTGGCGGGCCGGGCCGGCGTCCCGACCACGCTGGGAATGGTCGTCACCGAGCAGACGCGACGGCATCTGGGCGAGGCGCTGCGATTCGGGCTCGAGCGGCCACACTGCCGGGGCATCACGCTCCAGCCCATGTTCGGCTCCGGTCGCGTGCCGGCCGTCGAGACGTCGCTGCCGATGGCGGGTCACGCCCACGAACCGATCTCCGTCGGCGATGTCATCGTCGATCTCGTCAGCCAGAGCGCGGGGCAGTTGACGATCGAAGACTTCACCCCCCTGCCGTGCGGCGATCCGAACTGCCACACGATGAGTTACCTGATCCGCACCGACAGCGGGCCGGTCGGCCTGAGCCGGTTCATCGACCTCGCATCGCTTCAGGGATTCCTGTCCAATCGGCTCGACTACCGGCTCGAAGATCTCGCGCAATGCGGCTGCGAGAGCGAGCCGCTGGGCGCTGTGCTCAAGCAACTCGAGATCGGACCCGATCAGCCGTTTCGCATCTTCATCAAGCCGTTCATGGATGCGTGGACGTTCGACCAGGATCGGATCGACCGCTGCTGTACGCACGTGATCCGGCGCGACGGCAGACTCGATTCGTTCTGCCGGTACTACCTCAGCGGGGGCCGGGCGGCGGAGGCGGCGGGCGCGGCGAGTGCATTGCGATGA
- a CDS encoding prolipoprotein diacylglyceryl transferase codes for MTFGGAYSVLMIAGIVLGAWLWSRITGQQRRRDPRLTIIYIAALLGAIIGAKLAFLLAEGWHYRDNWLALLTGRSITGGLLGGYAAVEFVKWRTGYRQATGDAFALIVPIGLMLGRLGCWIEGCCQGALCAEHWWSLNDSADLSRWPVVPLEIAFNATFFTWALAARRFRWLRGNQFHVYLIAYGLFRFVEEIARDTARIGETPFSAYQVIALAIAVFGIERFVRRAKETREASAKRPMVSSVR; via the coding sequence ATGACCTTTGGCGGCGCGTACAGCGTGCTCATGATCGCCGGCATTGTGCTCGGAGCGTGGCTGTGGAGCCGCATCACCGGGCAGCAGCGCCGGCGGGATCCGCGGCTGACGATCATTTACATCGCCGCATTGCTCGGCGCGATCATCGGCGCCAAACTGGCCTTTCTGCTCGCTGAAGGATGGCATTACCGCGACAACTGGCTTGCGCTGCTTACGGGCAGGAGCATCACCGGCGGCCTGCTCGGCGGCTACGCCGCAGTGGAGTTCGTCAAGTGGCGCACTGGTTATCGCCAGGCGACCGGCGATGCGTTTGCCCTCATCGTGCCGATCGGATTGATGCTCGGTCGCCTGGGCTGCTGGATCGAAGGCTGCTGCCAGGGCGCTTTATGCGCCGAGCACTGGTGGTCGCTCAACGACAGCGCGGATCTGTCGCGCTGGCCGGTCGTGCCGCTGGAGATCGCGTTCAACGCCACATTCTTCACGTGGGCTCTCGCGGCGCGGCGGTTCAGGTGGCTGCGCGGCAACCAGTTTCACGTGTACCTGATCGCCTACGGCTTGTTCCGGTTTGTGGAAGAAATCGCGCGCGACACGGCGCGAATCGGCGAGACGCCCTTCAGCGCGTATCAAGTGATTGCGCTGGCGATCGCCGTCTTTGGGATCGAGCGGTTCGTGCGGCGCGCGAAGGAAACACGCGAGGCGTCGGCGAAGCGGCCCATGGTCAGCAGCGTCAGATGA
- a CDS encoding rhomboid family intramembrane serine protease has protein sequence MIPLSTDRPIRRTPVINVTIIVVNVLIALAVAASDQVLMFTAEHLRLLPKVAWYQLPDGSQAVLAPHLWQFITYQFLHDPHGISHIAFNMLFLWVFGNAIEDKIGHLGYLCFYLAGGVAAGLMHCLTSDAAVLGASGSVSAITGIFLALFPQTRIKVIWLFLIISVYEIPSLWFIGFSIAVDIWRALSGGGNVAYFAHLGGNAFGFALGMSLLWLRLVPRDPYDLLSMINQWNRRRQFRSVTDRGYDPWAGRRTGGKSPFRQGNDKPRKDSSPAPAAPPEEQAQLEARQRVADLAIAGDLDAAARQYLEATQRWPGFVLGAPAQLDVANHLYSRQDYAAAVEAYRALLRQYPTSDPSGRLRLLMGLALARYLDRPQEAKQPLQQAIEHLAAGPDRDLAHELLAEVEKSS, from the coding sequence ATGATCCCATTGAGCACCGACAGACCGATCCGCCGCACACCGGTGATCAACGTGACGATCATCGTCGTCAACGTCCTCATCGCCCTGGCCGTCGCCGCCTCGGACCAGGTGCTCATGTTCACCGCCGAGCACCTGCGGCTGCTTCCCAAGGTCGCCTGGTACCAGTTGCCGGATGGCTCTCAGGCGGTGCTGGCCCCGCACCTCTGGCAGTTCATCACCTACCAGTTCCTCCACGACCCGCATGGCATAAGCCACATCGCCTTCAACATGCTCTTCCTGTGGGTGTTCGGCAACGCCATCGAGGACAAGATCGGGCACCTGGGCTACCTGTGCTTCTACCTCGCCGGCGGCGTGGCGGCCGGGCTGATGCACTGCCTGACGTCCGACGCGGCGGTGCTCGGGGCGAGCGGCTCGGTTTCGGCGATCACCGGTATCTTCCTGGCGCTGTTTCCCCAAACGCGGATCAAAGTCATCTGGCTGTTTCTCATCATCTCGGTCTACGAGATCCCGAGTCTCTGGTTCATCGGCTTCAGCATCGCCGTTGACATCTGGCGGGCCCTGAGCGGCGGCGGCAACGTAGCGTACTTCGCCCACCTCGGCGGCAACGCGTTCGGCTTTGCGCTGGGAATGTCGCTGCTCTGGCTGCGGCTCGTGCCGCGCGACCCCTACGACCTGCTGAGCATGATCAACCAGTGGAATCGGCGGCGGCAGTTCCGGTCCGTCACAGATCGCGGCTACGACCCATGGGCCGGGCGGCGCACCGGAGGCAAGAGCCCCTTTCGGCAAGGGAACGACAAGCCGCGCAAAGACTCGAGCCCCGCGCCAGCCGCGCCGCCTGAAGAACAGGCGCAGCTCGAAGCGCGGCAGAGAGTCGCCGATCTGGCGATCGCCGGCGATCTGGACGCAGCGGCCAGGCAGTACCTGGAGGCGACACAGCGCTGGCCGGGCTTCGTGCTCGGCGCTCCCGCTCAACTCGACGTCGCCAACCACCTCTACAGCCGGCAGGATTACGCCGCCGCCGTCGAAGCCTACCGCGCGCTGCTGAGGCAGTATCCCACGAGCGATCCGAGCGGCCGGCTGCGGCTGCTCATGGGCCTGGCGCTGGCAAGATACCTCGATCGGCCCCAGGAGGCGAAACAGCCGCTCCAGCAAGCGATCGAGCACCTTGCCGCCGGTCCTGACCGGGATCTGGCTCACGAACTGCTCGCCGAGGTGGAGAAGTCCTCATAA
- a CDS encoding cbb3-type cytochrome oxidase assembly protein, with protein MRTEHPENPPTSRAAPRARQKNPLWVWIFVWSIIVLAGGGFIFKLIEFTLAWSHGGAAAFAIVPVVSYLAVAAGFLCVFAWSFNRGEYRDVERAKYRMLELQDEIDARGGRQ; from the coding sequence ATGCGCACCGAACACCCTGAAAATCCGCCGACCTCCCGCGCCGCGCCCCGAGCGAGACAGAAGAACCCGCTTTGGGTGTGGATCTTTGTCTGGTCCATTATCGTGCTGGCCGGGGGAGGCTTCATCTTCAAACTCATCGAGTTCACGCTCGCATGGTCGCACGGAGGCGCCGCCGCGTTTGCGATCGTACCGGTGGTTTCGTACCTGGCCGTCGCAGCAGGGTTCCTGTGCGTCTTCGCCTGGTCGTTCAACCGCGGCGAGTACCGAGACGTCGAACGAGCCAAATATCGCATGCTTGAACTGCAGGATGAAATCGATGCGCGAGGAGGTCGCCAGTGA
- a CDS encoding cbb3-type cytochrome c oxidase subunit II, translating to MERFNFIFIVAGILFFTLAFVIMGALPLAQYQGIDVVSMDQIATNIPYQFDELARDYPEAFEKAFGTTEPTAEAFKEALEAGRQAYIAEACWHCHTQQIRRIDPNDGTEVGHDVSRWAPDTRLESEADEYHNAMNYPHLFGTRRVGPDLIRSSGRHSNDWHLAHLWNPRETSPYSVMPPYTWFFDDDQGKVPNARGLGMVTYLQWLGSWHTQFAPSEYEDLPRIHFDESWYPPYVPPEVQPGEDGDPYAEEDPYGSSEEDY from the coding sequence ATGGAACGATTCAATTTCATTTTCATCGTTGCAGGCATTCTGTTCTTCACGCTCGCGTTCGTCATCATGGGCGCCCTGCCGCTGGCGCAGTACCAGGGCATCGACGTGGTCAGCATGGATCAGATCGCCACGAACATCCCCTACCAGTTCGATGAACTCGCCCGCGACTATCCCGAAGCGTTCGAAAAGGCCTTCGGCACGACGGAGCCGACCGCGGAAGCGTTCAAGGAGGCGCTCGAGGCCGGCAGGCAGGCCTACATCGCCGAAGCCTGCTGGCACTGCCACACGCAGCAGATTCGCCGCATCGATCCAAACGACGGGACCGAAGTCGGTCACGACGTGAGTCGCTGGGCCCCCGACACGCGCCTGGAATCTGAAGCCGACGAGTACCACAACGCGATGAACTATCCGCACCTGTTCGGCACCCGCCGCGTCGGGCCGGACCTCATTCGCAGTTCAGGGCGGCACAGCAACGACTGGCATCTCGCGCACCTGTGGAACCCGCGCGAAACCTCCCCGTACTCGGTCATGCCGCCTTACACCTGGTTCTTTGATGACGATCAGGGCAAGGTGCCCAACGCGCGCGGCCTGGGAATGGTGACCTATCTGCAGTGGCTTGGATCGTGGCACACCCAGTTTGCACCAAGTGAATACGAAGACCTGCCCCGGATTCACTTCGACGAATCCTGGTACCCACCCTACGTGCCGCCGGAAGTGCAGCCGGGCGAAGATGGCGATCCCTACGCCGAAGAAGATCCCTACGGCAGCAGTGAAGAGGACTATTGA